From the genome of Eublepharis macularius isolate TG4126 chromosome 4, MPM_Emac_v1.0, whole genome shotgun sequence:
GGGTACTTGCTTGCATAAGGATCAGTTTGAATAATTGAAAATGATATTTGTGAAGAGCTGTATTGATATGATAATatggttttttttgttcatgtaaGGCTGTTGCTAAAATGGTCCAGCAGTGCTGCACTTACGTTGAAGAGATCACAGATCTGCCAATCAAATTGCGATTAATTGACACACTGCGTATGGTTACGGAAGGAAAGGTAAAAGATGTTCTTGTTCAAGAGCTGTAAGGTTAATGATTCCTTGGACGTCTTTCTGGGACACACACGTTTACCTTGAGACAATAGCTCCTCTTTCAGTCACCAGTTTGTTTATACGGTAGCATGAATTGGAGGCATAAGATAAAGAAAAAAAGCTCCATTATAATCCTTgggttttgatttcttttttaatgtttatcCTAGCTTAAGGTTTCTGAGGTGTAACTAATGAAAGGCTTGTGTGGACTGTTAGGATCCGGTCAGTTTTGCCCTTGATTTGGAGACTAGCAAATGGGATTGAGAGGGTATACCTAGAATCCAAAAATGCTAGTTAAAAAAGATACTTCCCATGTTCTCGTTGGTGGCTCACTGTGTTGTTTGAATATGTCAGCTTATGTTAAACAAACAACAATGCAATCCGAAACACAGTTACCcctttctaagcctgttgaagtcTGTATgcctagaagggtgtaaatcGGTTTAGGATTGTGTGGTAGATTTATTATGTTGTAAGGGCAAGAATGACACCCTCTTCAGACAGtattttccttttttgtgtgtgttctaaAAATGCATCTAGAACAGTAACCATTCGACTTAATTTGCAATTagccttttcagatttttctggccGTCCACATATCTAAGCGTTTTACAAGGCGTCTGGCTCTGGCCCCTGCGCAGAGATGTCCGTGGGCCCTTCTCCGCAAAGGTGCCATAGCCACACATGGAATGATCACTCTCCACAAGCTTAATATGGCTCACAGATGATCTTGAGGATTTTCTTATAGAAAAacgtctgtttttttaaaaatagatctaCGTTGAAATTGAAAGGGCTCGGCTGACAAAGACTCTTGCAACAATAAAAGAACAGAATGGTGAAGTGAAAGAAGCGGCCTCAATTTTGCAAGAACTTCAGGTAATGATTTGGGAAACAGATTTGCTAGCTGACGCCGAAACTTAGTTCTGCAAGATCAAAGAGCAGTGACGCTTCTCTAGTTGACTTGTATAGGACACGATTAAAGAGATAAGTAAGATCCTTAATATTTCCAGATCTGTAGGTACAGATTCTGTATCTTGCAACTGGGTCTTGCTCTATGCAACAAAAGATTTATTATCCAGTGCTTGATTATCCAGAACTCTCAGGTAACTGACATAGCCCAGAGGACCAGCTCCCCTCTCTCCGCCACCGTACCCCTCTCACTTTGGGTATGGTTGTGCCCCACTCTCACCTCTCCAGCTGGCAGCTTGAGGCACCTGGCCACTGCCACCTGATGATATCCCCCTTTCCCTTCAGCCTGCCTCAGACTGTTAGGAGTCTGCCCTGCTGTAGGGCTCCCAGCCAGCTGGCTCATTTGTCTCCCTGCTATGCAGGATGGTGCTGGGGAGTGGGTCTCCTCAGGTATGGTGGCCGTCACCACGGTGTTTTCAATGCACTGGTGTTTGGTGGCTGCGGGTTCCACTTGGTAGGGGGCAAGGCAGAACAATATGCTTGAATATTAGGCACGGTTGTTTAAGTAGCACCCCCTGTTCCCTGTGAGTGCTGGCTAACGCAGCGTTTACTTAAACTTCAAATAATTTCAGATTTGTGGAGCATATGTTACAACCTTGAGCTTGCTCAGGATCCGGGCTTCTTTTTATGAAGTTGATAAAAATTTGATTTAGTTATTTACTTAATTGCTTTTATTACTTAGTGTGCAGTTGTTAAACCACTTTGAAAAGAGTTCTGTCATTCTTTAGTCACCAATTGTGAGATTTTTTTTGGAAAGGAACAAAGTTTGTCAGCAGGGCTAGGTAAACGCTTTTAAATTCTGAAAGGTCAGCATCAAATTTTGGAAGGCTTAAAGAATTTTAAAACTAGCAGTTAGAAACACATATTGGGCCCATGAATAAGCAGATATTTGGTATTCTGCGGATTATAAAAATGTGGATGCAGTGTAAGTAAACAGGTTGGCTTAGATCCCTAGTAACATTTCTGCAGGTTTGACTGtctcacttcctcctcctcgcAGCAGCCCTAACTCCTGTTCCTGGAAGGTTTGTATCACCAAACTGTCCTCGGAAAACATCATTAAAAGGCCATGTGCAAAGTTGCATCAAAATGTTCCATAACAGGCATGAAACTTTAcaatagtttaatttttttttctttgaagcaGAGCTCCTGGCTATCTTAGCAGGACCTTTCTTATGATTTACCTGTAAGATTATTTTTAGTGGATAAATTAATGGATTACACATTGCAAGCCTTACCTTTACATAAAATATACAGTGACTTATGTTTTGCATTTTAGGTGGAAACGTACGGATCCATGGAAAAAAAAGAGCGCGTGGAATTCATCTTGGAGCAGATGAGGCTTTGCCTGGCTGTGAAGGACTACATTCGAACTCAGATTATTAGCAAGAAAATTAACACCAAATTTTTTCAGGAAGAAAACACAGAAGTATGTCTGGGAGGTTTTGTGCTGCCTTAATTTATGTGGTTACGCTtatgttttaaatagatttctctGTTAACATGTGGGGGAAGTCTTGACATATTGACACGATGTTTCTTGATACTTCATATTAACCTTTCTTGATATTTCAGAAATTGAAACTGAAATACTACAATTTAATGATTCAGCTGGATCAGCATGAAGGCTCCTATCTTTCCATTTGTAAGCACTACAGAGCTATTTATGATACTCCTTGCATTCAGGCTGAAGGCAACAAGTGGCAACAGGTAAACGGAATCTTTCCGCATCTGCCCCCAGCTGTTCATCCAGAAAATCCTCTCTGAGGATTAAGGGATGCTTGTGATCAACATGCACCATATTAAAAAGAGGGAATTTGTCAAAATTGCTGCTTCCTCattcctttgctttaaaaaagcaAGTAAGAGGAGACATTTTACCAGATTCCTTGCACATACTTCACTGTGGGATCCTTTACTACAGTCTGTTAAAGGACATTTTTGTACTATCAAATACTATATTAAATTAGATGCTTTTCCTTCGTTTTAGATTTCAGTGTAGGACATACTTCCTTTTCCATGATTGACTGTTCATTTGCGCTGTCACTTAACGCTATATTCAGATCTTGAGCAAAATTGTGGTTCTCTGAATTTCATCTTTTTAGTTTAGTGTTTCTACTTTGTGAGGCTTGAGTACGGTGCTGCTGAAGTTGTTTGGGTATGGTAAATTGTGACTTAGAAAGCTACAGACCAGTTCAAAATCTAATGGTGCAACTTGCATGATGAAGGAGTTGGCGAGAGATCCTTTCCTGCCTCCCTTGCACATAAGAGTGGGATGGTTCTAGATTAGGGGCgtgcaacaaaaaaagattcGGATTTCCCACTTTAGAatttctgaagtgggaaaaagagttggaaataagtgatttctgaagtggcaagccgcttcagaaatCACTTATTGACTCGCTttagtatgctctgtaaagatttggagctcACCGGAaagtaacacttttcttgcctcttgcaagcaacaagaaaagtgttgccttCAAACTTCTCGTcccgctgcttatttcacccgatgggaggggaatGAGGGAACCCCCTCATCCCCCTCTCATTGGGTGAAGTAAGTGGCGGGGCACTTTAACTTTCAAGTCCTGcgctgcttgcttcagctgagaGGTGGGAAGCAGAAGCAAGCAGCGGGATTTGatccgaagctttctgaagcgatctgaatcacttcagaaagctttgattcggtatttccaaatcaggccagCAATGCccaaatcccaaatctttcctaatcccaaatctttcctaattgggtccaatttgggtgTTTTTTCTGAATGGGAGTGCTGGTTGCAGTGTCaggctaggatgtgggagactcgggttcaaattcccatccTTCCATGGAAACTTGACCATCATATCCTTGCAGCCaagtctacctcacaaggttgttaggataaaatggagtagagaatagtaaaggttgacCTGAGCCATTTGAAGAtgagataaaaatgcactaaataactAGAATCTCTCAAATTAGGCCTTTGAGTTTGCATTACTCTCTATAGAGCTCCAACGTCGATTTTGATTATGTGGTTTCTGATGATCTGATCCGTGTGGAAATGCATGGCAGTGTTGGCCCAGCAAGTATGCCAGCCAGCCTGATTTTCCTGCGATGTGTGGAGAATTGGTAGAGGAAGAgctattaaaaggaacaggctAATGCCCCATGAGAAATCATAGGAGGCAATAAATGACTTGTAAATCTTTCCCTCCAGCCCAAATATGCTCTGTAGGATtctgtaagttttcaagagctctctcttcccttccctcctcctcgtGGTGGTGAGCAGCTCTTGGCATTCTGTTTCTCCGTGtcgttgatttttttaaatgggcaCAGTCATttccctagatccagaggagttagccgtgttagtctgtagtagcaaaatagaaaagagtccagtagcacctttaagactgaccaactttactgaagcataagctttcgagaatcacagttctcgagaactccagtaaagttggttagtcatttCCCTGTATACCTAGGGAATATATACCCTGAATGTATCAAAACATCACAGTCCGTAGCCTGGTTTTTGCTGCTTTCGCGAGTCACTGTAGTATGTCTAATAGTAAATGATACTGCTCTTCTACAAAATCCaagtttcttctctctctttcgaACAGGCTCTGAAAAGTGTGGTCCTTTATGTTATCTTGTCACCTTATGATAATGAACAGTCTGATCTGGTACATAGAATAAGCGGTGACAAAAAGCTAGAAGACATCCCCAAATATAAGTACGTAACTTTTCTAGTAATCTGTTCTGTTATAACAGCATGGGTTGGTGTAAGAATGGACGAGAAAATGCCCCTATACATATATCACGTTAAGTACAAAATCTGCATTCTttatggatattaaaatattccTAGAGggcatattttaaatatattaaaatatatggTGACGGTATTTGAGCTGTCAGCATTTGCAATATTTAACATAATTCCAGAATTTGAACACAGCTATTATATGTTCACGTAAGATCTGGCATTCACAGTTCTGTAAATAACTGCTTTATCTGGATCCAACCTGTACCAACGCTTTCGGCTTATGTTCTGCAGTAAACATACATACAAACCTGCAGATAAGAGTGTGCTTCTTTCTGTGAATTTATTTGTTTTCTAGAAGATTAATAAGAAGCTTAAAGGTGAAGCTGTTAACAGTCACACACACAAGTTGCTTACAGAAATTTTAACTGCACCGTTTTATGGTATAAGAGAACGACTTCTACCACTCATTTACAAATGTTTGTTTTTGTGTTACCagagatcttttaaaactatttacTACTATGGAATTGATGCGCTGGACTGCCTTAGTTGAAGAATATGGAAAAGAATTAAGGGAAGGGTCTTTAGAAAGCCCTGCAACAGATGTATTTGGTTAtacagaggaaggtgaaaaacgATGGAAAGATTTAAAAAACAGAGTTGTGGAGCATGTGAGTAAAATCTGCTTTCGAGCGTTGATTAGAACTGTGAGAAATGCTGTTAGTAGCTATTTTCATCCTGTGTACACAAGTTTTTTTCTGACTATGACTGTTTCTTAGGAATATTAATTAGGGCTGTTTCTTAGGAATACGTCTTATTAATGACAAACCTCATACCATCTCAGCTCAAGTCCAAATATAGCCAAAATATTTTAGAAAAGTGTAAGGTCCAGTTTAATTTGCTGTAGCCCCTACTGCAACTTTCTTTATAAATACTTTCATGGGGTTTTTAATCCAGTAAGGATTCAGGATCTTTTTGGTTAAAACTTATTTGTAGATCCCTCTGGTGAGCTAATTGCTAATGGCGGTGTTAGCATGATTAATGTGAGAACGTTTTGTACGTTTCCTGAAATCCCGACATTAAATAATTTCTTTGCTGAATACCATTATAGAGTCTAAGCATGCTCTGATTTGATTACTTCTTTTGTTTTATGGAGACACTATGATTACTTGACCACAGTCTTATgttccaatttttatttttagaatattAGAATAATGGCAAAATATTATACCAGAATTACTATGAAGAGAATGGCACAACTCCTGGATTTATCAGTTGATGTAAGTGGTGCTCAGGTCCTcagtcattttgtttgtttgaggTAAAAAGTGTGACATTGCTGAACAATGACTCTTCAGAGTAATACTTGGATGTCCTCTGGGCTCAGTCATAAAGGGTGGTGTGGCTATTCAAAAAAACTCTTCTGGAGCACTTAGCCAAATTTATTAagtctctagaaagttctttgctGTAGATGCTCCATGTATCTCTTCGTCATATGGAGTTCCATCCCTTTCAACTCCCCTTCCACTGTGTCCATCCCAACTCCTGCTTTGTGTTTTCACTATGTCTAAGTCTTCCATTTGTACATACATGTTCTTGTTCCTTGCTTAACTTGCTAATTCTCCCCTTGTCTAGGGGCGTCTAGAAATACGGGAATAAATATGAGGGTTCTGAATTTGTTTTGAGTTACGTAATTGAACCAGCTTTTTATACTGACAGAAGAAGACAACGTAACTCCTTTTGTAATGTGACAACTATATTAGTACATCTCCTAGCCTTGCATCATGTAAGATACTTGTGTTGACTTGCAGTATCAATTAACAAACGTGCTGGAGGGCCGTAGTTTGAGAGCACCAATATAGATCCACTGCCAGGGTCACTGTTTTAAAGAACTGTGTCTAATTTAACAACTAGATACATACATGAGCAAAACTGAAGTAGCTGGATCATGCTTCTTATGGTATTTTATTTTCGTAAATCACATTGTTTTGGTTGAATCCCTTGTTGCGTTCGTGGAAGGTGCTGACAGGCTGCTATTTGCCACGGTCCCCTCCTTCAAGGAATCCTTTTCAAACATGGAAAAGTTATTCCCAGGGTCACAAGACCCACCTGGGCTAATAGCAACACTGAATGGGGAGAAGAAATAGCCACTTCTGTTTTCCCAGTACAGCTCCATTGATGGAAGATGAAGAAGGAAGCAGTCTTGGCCCTTTTTACCCCCGTACTGTAGCTTCCCAACTCCCGTGGCTGTTGGTCCTTGCCTCCACGGATCGCCGGATCCCACCCTCTCCTTTGAAATAATTCAAAGGCGTTTCATTCAAAGCACTAAACTGTGGTATGTGATTTTTCAGTCTGAGTACCTAATTTAGTgccgtttgtttgtttttcaggaATCTGAAGAGTTTTTGTCCAACTTAGTGGTGAATAAGACCATCTTTGCCAAAGTGGATC
Proteins encoded in this window:
- the PSMD12 gene encoding 26S proteasome non-ATPase regulatory subunit 12; protein product: MADDGAERADGRIVKMEVDYSATVDQRLPECEQMAQDGRLQEAIETLLSLEKQTRTASDMVSTSRILIAVVKMCYEAKDWDALNENIIILSKRRSQLKQAVAKMVQQCCTYVEEITDLPIKLRLIDTLRMVTEGKIYVEIERARLTKTLATIKEQNGEVKEAASILQELQVETYGSMEKKERVEFILEQMRLCLAVKDYIRTQIISKKINTKFFQEENTEKLKLKYYNLMIQLDQHEGSYLSICKHYRAIYDTPCIQAEGNKWQQALKSVVLYVILSPYDNEQSDLVHRISGDKKLEDIPKYKDLLKLFTTMELMRWTALVEEYGKELREGSLESPATDVFGYTEEGEKRWKDLKNRVVEHNIRIMAKYYTRITMKRMAQLLDLSVDESEEFLSNLVVNKTIFAKVDRLAGIINFQRPKDPNNLLNDWSHKLNSLMALVNKTTHLIAKEEMIHNLQ